The following are encoded together in the Paludisphaera mucosa genome:
- a CDS encoding ligase-associated DNA damage response exonuclease → MTPDDLLRPTDLGLYCEAGDFYVDPWRPVPRAVITHAHADHACWGCGRYLCSEEGAGVLQVRMGRDAVIDALPFGEALTIQGIRVSLHPAGHILGSAQVRLEHRGRVWVVSGDYKVEPDATCTPFEPVRCDVFVTESTFGLPIYRWPTQGVVFDEINAWWRANRDAGKASLLLGYALGKSQRLLSGLDPSIGPIYTHGAVEKLNRAYREGGVALPPTEYAGAAVRGKSWAGAMIVAPPSAHGTPWARKFAPLSTGIASGWMTIRGTRRRKALDRGFVLSDHVDWPGLLGAIEATGASRVLVTHGYTSVVVRHLREQGLDAEVLATRYEGEGDAQDRAEGEAIDAEAQELEVVVDAVAATDAEEAP, encoded by the coding sequence ATGACCCCCGACGACCTTCTGCGACCCACCGATCTGGGCCTGTACTGCGAGGCCGGCGACTTCTACGTCGATCCCTGGCGGCCCGTGCCGCGGGCCGTGATTACGCACGCCCATGCCGACCACGCCTGCTGGGGCTGTGGGCGGTACCTCTGCTCCGAGGAGGGGGCGGGAGTGCTGCAGGTGCGGATGGGTCGAGACGCCGTCATCGACGCCTTGCCGTTCGGCGAGGCCCTGACGATCCAGGGGATCCGTGTCTCGCTGCATCCGGCCGGGCACATCCTCGGCTCGGCGCAGGTGCGGCTGGAGCATCGCGGGCGGGTTTGGGTCGTCTCGGGCGACTACAAGGTCGAGCCCGACGCCACCTGCACGCCGTTCGAGCCCGTCCGCTGCGACGTCTTCGTGACCGAGTCGACCTTCGGCCTGCCCATCTACCGCTGGCCGACGCAAGGCGTGGTGTTCGACGAGATCAACGCCTGGTGGCGGGCCAACCGCGACGCCGGCAAGGCCAGCCTGCTGCTGGGCTACGCCCTGGGCAAGTCGCAGCGCCTGCTGTCGGGGCTCGACCCGAGCATCGGCCCGATCTACACCCACGGGGCCGTCGAGAAGCTCAACCGCGCCTACCGCGAGGGGGGCGTCGCCCTGCCGCCCACCGAGTACGCCGGGGCCGCCGTCCGGGGCAAGAGCTGGGCCGGGGCCATGATCGTCGCGCCCCCCTCGGCGCACGGCACGCCCTGGGCGCGCAAGTTCGCCCCGCTCTCGACCGGGATCGCCTCGGGCTGGATGACCATCCGCGGCACCCGCCGCCGCAAGGCGCTCGACCGCGGCTTCGTCCTGTCCGACCACGTCGACTGGCCCGGCCTCCTGGGCGCGATCGAGGCCACCGGGGCGAGCCGGGTCCTGGTGACCCACGGCTACACCTCGGTCGTCGTCCGCCACCTCCGCGAGCAGGGGCTCGACGCCGAGGTCCTCGCCACCCGGTATGAAGGCGAAGGCGACGCCCAGGACCGAGCCGAGGGCGAGGCGATCGACGCCGAGGCCCAGGAACTCGAGGTTGTCGTCGACGCCGTCGCCGCGACCGACGCCGAGGAGGCCCCATGA
- a CDS encoding ATP-dependent DNA ligase encodes MRDFAQLYAALDETTRTGEKVEALTCYFESAPPSDAAWAVYFLIGRKPKQVIPSKKIREWATAEAGVPDWLFQESYDAVGDVAETIALLLPPSERSTDLPLAEWVEERLLPLRGADEEVQRAAMLEAWRAMDRPQRFVWNKLISGGFRVGVSQQLVTRALAKVGGVEPAVVAHRLMGDWEPGPRFIGRLLAPDAADADHSRPYPFCLAYGLEGEPDALGPVEDWQAEWKWDGIRSQLIRRGGDTFLWSRGEELVTDRYPELATLGAFLPEGTAIDGEILPYLEGVPLPFAQLQRRIGRKTVGKTILAEVPVVLIAYDLLEFEGRDLRAEPFQQRRALLAGLVERVGRSDRLILSPVVAATSWEAMAAARQESRLHQAEGLMLKRLNSPYHVGRKRGDWWKWKVDPFTVDAVLTAAQRGSGKRASLYTDYTFSVWDDDRRLIPFAKAYSGLTDAEIARVDAFVRRNMVEKFGPVRTVKPELVFELAFEGIQRSPRHKSGIAVRFPRILRWRQDKPADEADTLDSIRSMLPPA; translated from the coding sequence ATGAGGGACTTCGCCCAGCTCTACGCGGCGCTCGACGAGACGACCCGGACGGGGGAGAAGGTCGAGGCGCTGACCTGCTATTTCGAGAGCGCCCCGCCGAGCGACGCCGCCTGGGCCGTCTACTTCCTGATCGGGCGGAAGCCCAAGCAGGTGATCCCCTCGAAGAAGATCCGCGAATGGGCGACGGCCGAGGCGGGCGTCCCCGACTGGCTCTTCCAGGAGTCGTACGACGCCGTGGGCGACGTGGCCGAGACCATCGCCCTGCTGCTCCCGCCGTCCGAAAGGTCGACCGACCTGCCGCTCGCCGAGTGGGTCGAGGAGCGGCTACTCCCCTTGCGAGGCGCCGACGAGGAGGTCCAGCGGGCCGCGATGCTGGAGGCCTGGCGGGCGATGGACCGTCCCCAGCGGTTCGTCTGGAACAAGCTGATCAGCGGCGGGTTCCGGGTGGGCGTCTCGCAGCAGTTGGTCACACGGGCCCTGGCCAAGGTGGGCGGGGTCGAGCCGGCGGTCGTCGCCCACCGTCTGATGGGGGATTGGGAGCCGGGCCCGCGGTTCATCGGCCGGCTCCTGGCCCCCGACGCGGCCGACGCCGACCACAGCCGGCCGTATCCGTTCTGCCTGGCCTACGGGCTCGAAGGAGAGCCCGACGCCCTCGGCCCCGTCGAGGACTGGCAGGCCGAGTGGAAGTGGGACGGCATCCGCTCGCAGCTGATCCGCCGCGGCGGCGACACGTTCCTCTGGTCGCGCGGCGAGGAACTGGTGACCGACCGCTACCCCGAACTGGCCACGCTGGGCGCCTTCCTCCCCGAGGGGACGGCGATCGACGGCGAGATCCTGCCGTACCTCGAAGGCGTCCCGCTGCCGTTCGCCCAGCTCCAGCGGCGGATCGGCCGGAAGACGGTGGGCAAGACGATCCTGGCCGAGGTCCCCGTCGTCCTGATCGCCTACGACCTCCTCGAATTCGAGGGCCGCGACCTCCGCGCCGAGCCGTTCCAGCAGCGCCGGGCGTTGTTGGCCGGCCTGGTCGAGCGGGTCGGCCGGTCCGACCGCCTGATCCTCTCGCCGGTGGTCGCGGCGACCTCGTGGGAGGCGATGGCCGCGGCCCGGCAGGAGTCGCGGCTGCACCAGGCCGAGGGCCTGATGCTCAAGCGGCTGAACTCGCCGTACCACGTCGGCCGCAAGCGGGGCGACTGGTGGAAGTGGAAGGTCGACCCGTTCACCGTCGACGCCGTGCTGACCGCCGCCCAGCGCGGCAGCGGCAAGCGGGCCAGCCTGTACACCGACTATACCTTCAGCGTCTGGGACGACGACCGCCGCCTGATCCCGTTCGCCAAGGCCTACTCCGGCCTCACCGACGCCGAGATCGCCCGGGTCGACGCCTTCGTCCGCCGCAACATGGTCGAGAAGTTCGGCCCCGTCCGCACCGTCAAGCCCGAGCTGGTCTTCGAGCTCGCCTTCGAAGGCATCCAGCGCTCGCCGCGCCACAAGTCGGGCATCGCCGTCCGCTTCCCCCGCATCCTCCGCTGGCGTCAGGACAAGCCCGCCGACGAGGCCGACACCCTCGACTCCATCCGCAGCATGCTGCCGCCGGCGTGA
- the glsA gene encoding glutaminase A, with protein MGKMKSAAAPFRETLQKLHRDHAPINSGAVASYIPELAGASPDWFAISVVTADGLRFDVGDSDRLFSIQSISKPFVFGLALEDHGREHVLSKVGVEPTGEAFNSIVLDEATNRPLNPMVNTGAIATADLIKGKDQAERFKRLMEMFRRYIGREAYVENATFLSERATGHRNRAIAHLMMNFGMIEDRVDETLELYFQQCSVLVDCHDLAVMGATLANGGVNPITGERALKAEYVKDLLSIMLSCGIYDFAGEWAYRIGLPAKSGVGGGIVAVIPGVAGIGVFSPPLDEKGNSVRGVRVCKELSERFGLHVFESGGAGKSLRDEMSPRRSGS; from the coding sequence ATGGGCAAGATGAAGTCGGCGGCCGCCCCCTTCCGCGAGACCCTCCAGAAGCTGCATCGCGACCACGCCCCGATCAACTCGGGCGCGGTGGCCTCGTACATCCCGGAGCTGGCCGGCGCGAGCCCGGACTGGTTCGCCATCAGCGTGGTGACGGCCGACGGCCTGCGGTTCGACGTCGGCGACTCGGACCGGCTCTTCAGCATCCAGTCGATCTCCAAGCCGTTCGTCTTCGGCCTGGCCCTGGAAGACCATGGCCGCGAGCACGTCCTGTCCAAGGTCGGCGTCGAGCCGACCGGCGAGGCGTTCAACTCGATCGTGCTGGACGAGGCGACCAACCGGCCCCTGAACCCCATGGTCAACACCGGGGCCATCGCCACGGCCGACCTGATCAAGGGGAAGGACCAGGCCGAACGCTTCAAGCGGCTCATGGAGATGTTCCGCCGCTACATCGGCCGCGAGGCCTACGTCGAGAACGCGACGTTCCTCTCGGAGCGCGCCACGGGCCATCGCAACCGGGCGATCGCGCACCTGATGATGAACTTCGGGATGATCGAGGATCGGGTCGACGAGACGCTCGAACTCTACTTCCAGCAATGCTCCGTGCTGGTCGACTGCCACGACCTGGCCGTGATGGGGGCGACCCTCGCCAACGGCGGCGTGAACCCGATCACCGGCGAGCGCGCCCTGAAGGCCGAGTACGTCAAGGACCTGCTGAGCATCATGCTCTCGTGCGGGATCTACGACTTCGCCGGCGAGTGGGCCTACCGGATCGGCCTGCCCGCCAAGAGCGGCGTGGGGGGCGGGATCGTCGCCGTCATCCCCGGCGTCGCCGGCATCGGCGTCTTCTCGCCCCCCCTCGACGAGAAGGGGAACAGCGTCCGCGGCGTCCGCGTCTGCAAGGAACTCTCCGAACGCTTCGGCCTGCACGTCTTCGAGTCCGGCGGCGCCGGCAAGTCGCTCCGCGACGAGATGAGCCCCAGGCGTTCCGGCTCCTGA
- a CDS encoding MinD/ParA family ATP-binding protein: MAKIISVHSFRGGTGKSNTTANLATLLALAGKRVGVIDTDIHSPGIHVIFGLQEESVEFTLNDYLWGRCRIEQAAREVVSWPEERLPNGEPRGRVILIPSSVRAGEIARILRDGYDVGLLTDGFRALIRELDLDYLFIDTHPGVNEETLLSIALSDTLLLIMRPDNQDFQGTAVTVELARRLEVNDLQIIVNKVPPGMDVDLLRAQVEAAYKAQVVGLLPLDGDIARLGSAGIFAMRFPDHPLTRGLQQVADHFLT; this comes from the coding sequence ATGGCCAAAATCATCTCCGTCCACTCGTTCCGGGGTGGAACCGGCAAGTCGAACACGACGGCCAACCTGGCGACCCTGCTGGCGCTGGCCGGGAAGCGGGTCGGGGTGATCGACACCGACATCCACTCGCCCGGGATCCACGTGATCTTCGGGCTCCAGGAAGAGTCGGTCGAGTTCACCCTCAACGACTACCTGTGGGGGCGGTGCCGCATCGAGCAGGCGGCGCGCGAGGTCGTGTCGTGGCCCGAGGAGCGGCTGCCGAACGGCGAGCCCCGGGGCCGCGTCATCCTGATCCCGTCGAGCGTCCGGGCCGGCGAGATCGCCCGCATCCTCCGCGACGGCTACGACGTGGGCCTGCTGACCGACGGCTTCCGCGCCCTGATCCGCGAGCTGGACCTGGACTATCTCTTCATCGACACCCACCCCGGCGTCAACGAGGAGACCCTGCTCTCGATCGCCCTCTCCGACACGCTCCTGCTGATCATGCGACCCGACAACCAGGACTTCCAGGGGACGGCGGTCACGGTCGAGCTGGCCCGCCGGCTCGAGGTGAACGACCTCCAGATCATCGTCAACAAGGTCCCCCCCGGGATGGACGTCGACCTGCTGCGCGCCCAGGTCGAGGCCGCCTACAAGGCCCAGGTCGTGGGCCTGCTGCCGCTCGACGGCGACATCGCCCGGCTGGGGAGCGCCGGGATCTTCGCGATGCGGTTCCCCGACCATCCCCTGACCCGCGGCCTCCAGCAGGTGGCCGACCACTTCCTCACTTGA
- a CDS encoding FHA domain-containing protein, producing the protein MRDSRVALVLLDTPNGRPRQHWFFEGKDLIRIGRSTDNDVVVADQLVSREHVYLTRDGDAWILTVLSPQGIFCGPRKLLGLRLEPQALTGFLFRLGVKGPFIRLDPYGEATCEETTVGQVPDQLPLLLLDVEKLRKEVDEISEGDVFRSLKDSLKRLKGPRTSDPNETR; encoded by the coding sequence GTGAGGGATTCCAGGGTCGCCCTGGTCCTGCTGGATACGCCGAACGGCAGGCCGCGTCAGCATTGGTTCTTCGAAGGCAAAGACCTCATCCGGATCGGCCGCTCCACGGACAACGACGTCGTCGTCGCCGATCAGCTCGTCTCGCGCGAGCACGTGTACCTGACCAGGGACGGCGACGCCTGGATCCTGACCGTGCTGAGCCCCCAGGGGATCTTCTGCGGCCCCCGGAAACTCCTCGGCCTCCGGCTCGAACCGCAGGCCCTGACGGGATTCCTCTTCCGGCTGGGCGTGAAGGGCCCCTTCATCCGCCTCGACCCGTACGGCGAGGCGACCTGCGAGGAGACCACGGTCGGCCAGGTCCCGGACCAGCTCCCCCTCCTGCTCCTGGACGTCGAGAAGCTCAGGAAAGAGGTCGACGAGATCAGCGAGGGCGACGTCTTCCGCAGCCTCAAGGACTCGCTGAAACGCCTGAAGGGCCCGCGGACGTCGGACCCGAACGAGACCCGATGA
- a CDS encoding DUF1501 domain-containing protein yields MADRPTDVTRRDLIRSAAGLGCGSLWLSGILADLSAADAGSSAPADPLAPRVPHFPARAKRVIMLYMTGGVSHVDSFDPKPNLFADHGKTIAIDEWQGKRGKYTRYLKRPDWSFAKHGESGIEVSSLFPEIAGCVDDLCVIRSMKSDHTNHYEATLQAHTGSITFARPSVGAWVSYGLGTFNRNLPSFVVIAPQTPYAGEQAWGADFLPGCHQGTRVTPGPEPIADLHRRLRSASLQEREIARIQDLNRDHSAARGDDPRLAARIQSFETAFGMQHEAPDAFDVSQESDATLKLYGLERGSTQGFAWQCLVARRLSERGVRFIELVDSGASNNWDAHGDMQTHVPLARNVDRPIAGLIRDLKSRGLLEDTLVVWTTEFGRTPYHESAAAKGREHHHWAFSTWMAGGGVKAGHVHGATDEHGIHVARDGVHVHDLHATILHLLGLDHTRLTFRHAGRDFRLTDVKGTVVQDLLA; encoded by the coding sequence ATGGCCGACCGACCGACCGACGTCACCCGGCGCGACCTGATCCGCTCCGCGGCCGGGCTGGGCTGCGGCTCGCTCTGGCTCTCGGGGATCCTCGCCGACCTCTCGGCCGCGGACGCGGGAAGCTCGGCCCCCGCCGACCCCCTGGCCCCTCGCGTCCCCCACTTCCCCGCACGGGCCAAGCGGGTGATCATGCTTTACATGACGGGGGGCGTGTCGCACGTCGACTCGTTCGACCCCAAGCCGAACCTGTTCGCCGACCACGGCAAGACCATCGCCATCGACGAGTGGCAGGGGAAGCGCGGCAAGTACACCCGCTACCTCAAGCGGCCGGACTGGTCGTTCGCGAAGCACGGCGAGAGCGGGATCGAGGTCAGCTCGCTCTTCCCGGAGATCGCCGGCTGCGTCGACGACCTCTGCGTGATCCGGTCGATGAAGTCGGACCACACGAACCACTACGAGGCGACGCTCCAGGCGCATACCGGCTCGATCACCTTCGCCCGGCCGAGCGTCGGGGCCTGGGTGAGCTACGGCCTGGGGACGTTCAATCGGAACCTGCCGTCGTTCGTGGTGATCGCCCCCCAGACCCCCTACGCCGGCGAGCAGGCCTGGGGGGCCGACTTCCTCCCCGGCTGCCACCAGGGGACGCGGGTGACGCCCGGCCCCGAGCCGATCGCCGACCTCCATCGCCGGCTCCGCTCGGCCTCGCTCCAGGAGCGCGAGATCGCGCGGATCCAGGACCTCAACCGCGACCACTCGGCGGCCCGCGGCGACGATCCCCGGCTGGCCGCGCGGATCCAGTCGTTCGAGACCGCCTTCGGCATGCAGCACGAGGCCCCCGACGCCTTCGACGTGTCGCAGGAGTCCGACGCCACCCTGAAGCTCTACGGCCTGGAGCGGGGCTCGACCCAGGGGTTCGCCTGGCAATGCCTGGTCGCCCGCCGGCTGTCGGAGCGCGGGGTCCGGTTCATCGAGCTGGTCGACTCGGGCGCGTCGAACAACTGGGACGCCCACGGCGACATGCAGACCCACGTCCCCCTCGCCCGCAACGTCGACCGCCCGATCGCCGGCCTGATCCGCGACCTCAAGTCGCGCGGCCTGCTGGAGGACACCCTGGTCGTCTGGACCACCGAGTTCGGCCGCACCCCCTACCACGAGTCGGCCGCCGCCAAGGGGAGGGAGCACCACCACTGGGCCTTCTCGACCTGGATGGCCGGCGGCGGCGTCAAGGCCGGGCACGTCCACGGCGCGACCGACGAGCACGGCATCCACGTCGCCCGGGACGGCGTCCACGTCCACGACCTGCACGCCACGATCCTCCACCTGCTGGGCCTCGACCACACCCGCCTGACCTTCCGCCACGCCGGCCGCGACTTCCGCCTGACCGACGTGAAGGGGACCGTGGTCCAGGACCTCCTGGCGTGA
- a CDS encoding PSD1 and planctomycete cytochrome C domain-containing protein encodes MNSSTRQLGAGRILAAWILASACAGIATSAEAPPRGEAEEFFEKSVRPLLVGRCLGCHGGPAKTAEAKVKVRGGLDLSSRAKILEGGDSGPAIVPGNVEDSLLIRAVRYHDEPRMPPDRRLDDVEIGALSRWIEQGAAWPGATVDAAPAPVAAETTGGPDIEAGRSHWSFRPLTDPPIPDVRDRAWPSSPIDCFVLEKLEARGRSPARPASRRALIRRATFDLIGLPPTAEDVDAFEADPAPDAYARLIDRLLATPQYGERWGRRWLDLVRYADTAGETADYPVPEAYRYRDYVIDAFNADLPYDRFLAEQVAGDLLAAAGPADRARAAVIATGFIAVSRRFGFDPQNYHNLTIDDTIDALGKSVLGLTIACARCHDHKFDPIRQADYYALYGIFESTRYPFPGGEETKRPKDFVAMPPAPGRPAEAAELAYAVAESPQPADSRIQRRGDPKNLGAEVRRGFPEVLVGRDRPAIAAGSGRRELAAWLTDRGNPLTYRVLVNRVWQHHFGRGLVASASNFGVKGTPPSHPELLDWLASRFLQDGCSIKSLHRRILLSAAYQMASATEASSTSAAEAEADPENVWLGHFNRRRLDAEEIRDAILLVAGDLDPGRAPAHPFPPVAQWGYTQHAPFLAVYPSDRRSVYLMTQRIRRHPFLALFDGADPNSSTEGRNATTVPTQSLFFLNDPLVHRASEDFAARLIAATADPAARIDRAFRIVLGRPASAAEVERMRGHLDQCRADLVGDGDPPEALDRRAWASVARILFGTNEFVYVD; translated from the coding sequence ATGAATTCCTCGACGAGACAACTCGGTGCGGGGCGAATCCTGGCGGCATGGATCCTGGCGTCCGCTTGCGCGGGGATCGCGACGTCGGCCGAGGCCCCGCCCCGAGGTGAGGCCGAGGAGTTCTTCGAGAAGTCGGTCCGGCCGCTCCTGGTCGGGCGCTGCCTCGGCTGCCACGGCGGGCCGGCGAAGACGGCCGAGGCAAAGGTCAAGGTGCGTGGGGGGCTGGACCTCAGCTCGCGGGCCAAGATCCTCGAAGGGGGCGACAGCGGCCCCGCGATTGTGCCGGGGAACGTCGAGGACAGCCTGCTCATCCGCGCGGTCCGCTACCACGACGAACCCCGGATGCCCCCCGACCGCAGGCTCGACGACGTCGAGATCGGGGCCCTGAGCCGCTGGATCGAGCAAGGCGCGGCCTGGCCGGGGGCCACCGTCGACGCCGCCCCCGCACCGGTCGCAGCCGAGACGACCGGAGGCCCCGACATCGAGGCCGGCCGCTCGCACTGGTCGTTCCGCCCGCTGACCGACCCGCCTATCCCCGACGTTCGCGACCGGGCCTGGCCGTCCTCGCCGATCGATTGCTTCGTGCTGGAGAAGCTGGAGGCCCGGGGCCGATCGCCCGCACGGCCGGCGAGCCGACGGGCGCTCATCCGTCGGGCGACGTTCGACCTGATCGGCCTCCCGCCCACCGCCGAGGACGTCGACGCTTTCGAGGCCGATCCCGCGCCCGACGCCTACGCCCGGCTGATCGACCGCCTGCTCGCGACGCCCCAGTACGGCGAGCGCTGGGGCCGGCGCTGGCTCGACCTCGTCCGTTACGCCGACACCGCCGGCGAGACCGCCGACTATCCGGTCCCCGAGGCGTACCGCTATCGCGACTACGTGATCGACGCCTTCAACGCGGATCTGCCCTACGACCGGTTCCTCGCCGAGCAGGTCGCCGGCGACCTCCTGGCCGCGGCCGGCCCCGCCGATCGGGCTCGCGCGGCGGTGATCGCGACCGGGTTCATCGCCGTCTCGCGACGATTCGGGTTCGACCCCCAGAACTATCACAACCTCACGATCGACGACACGATCGACGCCCTCGGCAAGTCGGTCCTGGGCCTGACGATCGCCTGCGCCCGGTGCCACGACCACAAGTTCGACCCGATCCGCCAGGCCGACTATTACGCGCTCTACGGGATCTTCGAGAGCACCCGCTACCCCTTCCCCGGCGGCGAGGAGACGAAGCGCCCCAAGGACTTCGTGGCAATGCCCCCGGCCCCCGGCCGGCCCGCCGAGGCCGCCGAGCTGGCGTACGCGGTGGCCGAGTCGCCCCAGCCGGCGGACTCGCGGATCCAGCGCCGGGGCGACCCCAAAAACCTGGGGGCCGAGGTCCGGCGGGGCTTCCCGGAAGTCCTCGTCGGCCGCGACCGCCCCGCCATCGCCGCCGGCAGCGGCCGTCGCGAGCTGGCGGCCTGGCTGACCGACCGCGGCAATCCGCTGACGTACCGGGTGCTCGTCAATCGCGTGTGGCAACACCACTTCGGCCGGGGCCTCGTGGCGTCGGCGAGCAACTTCGGCGTCAAGGGGACGCCCCCCTCGCACCCCGAGCTGCTCGACTGGCTGGCCTCCCGATTCCTCCAGGACGGCTGCTCGATCAAATCGCTCCACCGCCGGATCCTGCTCTCGGCCGCGTACCAAATGGCCTCGGCGACAGAAGCGTCATCGACCTCGGCGGCCGAAGCCGAGGCCGACCCCGAGAACGTCTGGCTGGGCCATTTCAACCGGCGCCGGCTCGACGCCGAGGAGATCCGCGACGCGATCCTGCTCGTCGCGGGCGACCTCGACCCCGGCCGGGCGCCCGCGCACCCGTTCCCGCCGGTCGCACAATGGGGGTACACCCAGCACGCCCCGTTCCTGGCCGTCTACCCCAGCGACCGCCGCAGCGTCTACCTGATGACCCAGCGGATCCGGCGGCACCCGTTCCTGGCCCTGTTCGACGGGGCCGACCCCAATTCGAGCACCGAGGGCCGGAATGCCACGACCGTGCCGACGCAGTCGCTCTTCTTCCTGAACGACCCGCTCGTGCACCGGGCGTCCGAGGACTTCGCCGCCCGCCTGATCGCGGCGACCGCGGACCCGGCGGCGCGGATCGACCGGGCGTTCCGCATCGTCCTGGGCCGGCCCGCTTCGGCCGCCGAGGTCGAGCGGATGCGCGGCCATCTCGACCAGTGCCGGGCCGACCTGGTCGGCGACGGCGACCCCCCCGAGGCGCTCGACCGCCGCGCCTGGGCCAGCGTCGCGCGGATCCTGTTCGGGACCAACGAATTCGTCTACGTCGACTGA
- a CDS encoding ferredoxin family protein has protein sequence MAYVVTEPCFGCKYTDCVLVCPCDCFREGEQMLFIAPDECIDCDACRVECPVDAIFPEPEVPDEWKEFVALNREMADRCPPITDRKEPLAKGETGA, from the coding sequence GTGGCCTATGTCGTGACGGAGCCGTGCTTCGGGTGCAAATACACCGATTGCGTCCTGGTCTGCCCTTGCGACTGCTTTCGCGAGGGCGAGCAGATGCTGTTCATCGCCCCCGACGAGTGCATCGATTGCGACGCCTGCCGCGTCGAGTGTCCGGTCGATGCGATCTTCCCCGAGCCCGAGGTCCCGGACGAATGGAAGGAATTCGTCGCGCTCAACCGGGAGATGGCCGACCGTTGTCCTCCGATCACCGACCGGAAGGAGCCCCTCGCGAAGGGCGAGACGGGGGCCTGA
- a CDS encoding sigma-70 family RNA polymerase sigma factor produces MATDGARDPWTSIVLLERFRDGDDRAAEALFARYFERLASLARSRLSMRLARRTDPEDVALSAYRSFFVAAREGRYVLGRGGDLWRLLSAIACHKILKQARREGAAKRSRHVEAPLDQDAEANLTGPSHEDAVALADELERVFSLLDPFGRRVLQLQLQGLGTPEIGDALGRSERTVRRTTARIRELLAGRLHDA; encoded by the coding sequence ATGGCAACGGACGGGGCTCGGGACCCGTGGACGTCGATCGTCCTGCTGGAGAGGTTCCGCGACGGCGACGACCGGGCCGCGGAAGCCCTCTTCGCCCGCTACTTCGAGCGGCTCGCATCGCTGGCCCGCAGCCGGCTCTCGATGCGCCTGGCGCGGCGGACGGATCCCGAGGACGTCGCGCTCTCGGCGTATCGCAGCTTCTTCGTCGCGGCGCGAGAGGGCCGTTACGTCCTGGGCCGCGGCGGCGACCTCTGGCGACTGCTGTCGGCCATCGCCTGCCACAAGATCCTCAAGCAGGCCCGGCGCGAGGGGGCGGCGAAGCGCTCGCGACACGTGGAGGCGCCCCTCGACCAGGACGCCGAGGCGAACCTGACCGGGCCCTCGCACGAGGACGCCGTCGCGCTGGCCGACGAGTTGGAACGCGTCTTCTCGCTCCTCGACCCCTTCGGGAGGCGCGTGCTGCAACTCCAGCTGCAAGGCCTCGGGACGCCCGAAATCGGCGACGCCCTGGGGCGCTCGGAACGCACCGTCCGTCGCACGACGGCCCGGATCCGCGAACTGCTGGCCGGTCGTCTCCACGATGCATGA